The Arachis hypogaea cultivar Tifrunner chromosome 14, arahy.Tifrunner.gnm2.J5K5, whole genome shotgun sequence genome has a segment encoding these proteins:
- the LOC140178272 gene encoding uncharacterized protein: MKGLKEELEVKVAKLEKDLKNEKASSLALVASMRLAEDTALRHKDSYVTSYREVMRLREELESARVDYSELQGHLVGSVNAAYDNLKEQVQVLAPELDLTLFILDNMVRDGKIVPDDPNDDDVGPLSVPDAKVSTSIVPPAAVVPPELDPDCQILNRDDGTVDAVPLQALPLSPRTDTAEKPSDV, translated from the coding sequence atgaagggtttgaaggaggagcttgaggtgaaagtagccaaactggagaaggatctGAAGAACGAGAAGGCTAGCTCTCTTGCCCTGGTGGCTTCTatgaggttggccgaggacactgcGTTGAGGCATAAAGATAGTTACGTCACGTCCTATCGGGAGGTAATGCGCTTGAgagaggagttggagtctgcccgagttgattactccgagctccaaggtcatctggtcggcagcgtaaatgctgcttatgacaacttgaaggagcaggttcaagttcttgctcctgagcttgaccttactctcttcatctTGGATAACAtggtgagggatggtaagattgtccctgacgacccgAATGATGATGATGTCGGTCCTCTCTCTGTGCCTGATGCCAAAGTGTCGACTTCTATAGTTCCTCCAGCCGCGGTCGTTCCTCCAGAATTAGATCCTGATTGCCAAATTCTGAATAGGGACGATGGTAcagtggatgcagtgcctctccAGGCTCTCCCTCTTTCACCCCGTACTGATACTGCCGAGAAGCCTTCTGATGTTTGA